From the genome of Oryza glaberrima chromosome 1, OglaRS2, whole genome shotgun sequence:
aaaaattgagaactaaacaaggccacaGTACAGACAATCTCAGGCATGGGCTGAACGGTTCTGGTAATAAACCAAATGGATAGTCCGTGCAACCTGGCCAGATAGTCCAAATGTCACCTAGCATGGACAGTCATAGCTAGCTTTGCCGGACAGTCCGGACATTGACGTGGACAGACTATCCTGGAAAAATGATCGGACCGACCAGACAGTCTAGGTGTCGAACAATCAGTCCGTACGTCAAACCtgactaagggtgtgtttagtcggggaaaagaaaatttttgggtgtcacatcaaacgtttgaccggatgtcggaagaggttttcggacatgaatgaaaaaactaatttcagaactcgcctggaaaccgcgagacgaatcttttgagactaattaagccgtcattagtacatgtgggttactgtagcctTATGGCTAATCACAGACTAAGGCACTGTTTGATTCagtttaggattattataatctagcttattatgagtaagttgaaacaaacaagtagattattatagcagattattataatctataagccagctTATTGTAATCTAATAAACTGCTCTAAaggagcttttttcagattatcgagtggctaaagacccactacccctagagaaaaattacccacttatgccatcaaccgaacagatagctgagggcattatagactttagcctttcaaacccaataatccatgcctccaataatccagacaaacaaacaacccacaacttattctatgtcagcttattataatccagcttatagcaatctggcttaataatctagattataataatcataagctgaaacaaacagggcctaattaggcttaaaagattcatctcgcgattttccccataactgtgcaattagtttttctttttatatatatttaatgcttcatgcatgtgtccaaagattcgatgtgatgtttttgggaaaaaattttggggaactaaacgggccctaaaCAGTCCGGTTGTCGACCTGATGTCGAAAAAACACTGCAGCCCattactttctccgtcccaaaataaattaatttttagagtttaaatttgttccaaaataaaccaacttctaccTTCTTACCTACCACCAATCCGCAAAACGAAAAAATTTATTATTTCAATACCCTCACCTACCCATTATTCAATGCAATATTAACATTAATTAAGGGTAttgtggtcttttctttctctccttaaAAGCTCATTGGTAAGCTAGGGTTTGAGTTATttagggatagagggagtatgtggtTGTGTGTTGTGACTTGTATCAACTGTTGTCATATGCTTCTGTTGTAAGCAATTTATGAAGTCATTTATTCTCAGCAATACAATGTTCTTCACTTCTAAATCATGACCATTTGTAAATAAACTTGATCTTTGGGGCAGGGCATTCTGTTCCACTTAGCATGTACTTGTTTTGAACATCACTCAAGTCTCTTCTCAAACCACTCCTTCATCCATTTCCATTTCACATTTCTTAATATCCTAATGTATAGGAATCCAAAGATAGTGAATCAGAAATTCACCCCAAGTAGCGTCAAACCTATGTCCACCTCATAGTGTCTCATATATGTTTGGAGGTTGGCTTTTGCGAATATGTATGTGGGACCTCATGTCCTATTAGGAGAGGTTGCTACGTGTTGGTCATTATGGTTGTATCGGAATGatgttatattttataataaaaaatgttttctctctttttcatgttattttcttctttatGCATCGGCTCGATACCTGGGATATTCTTCATAAGCGGGGATTACAGGGTTTTTTTTATGGCATGTCAGGAGTTAGTATAGGTGGTTAGAGAGTGTTTTACTCAAGAGTATGGATAGCGATCATATATGGATTGATTGTCCTTCACATTCCTTATACTATCTTTTCTTTAGATGAAGACTAGTGTGTGAGTGTGCATTTTCTGCCATGCAGAGGCAGGAAGTGTTCTCGGTACGGGTTGTATCACCTTAATTAGTTAAGTTCAATAAAACTTCAATTATCTTATGGAATTAGAAAAGGATATGTGAATCTATGCTCACCTTGGGTCCCTGTGGAGGATCGCTTTCTGAAAATACCATTACAATCATTGAACTTTGTGTAAATCTAGAAAAAAGTTACTTCAACCGTAAACTAGTAATAACTGAACCCACATAgtgagatgcacttgatagtgcagtAGCAAGGGGTGTGTGGTTTCAACCCCGAGGTCACGTGCTTAATCCCCAACACACTCATAATTTCATCTTAGAAAACTATTTGGAGGGACGTCTCTCCCTCCACATCTCGAAAAATATGAACCCACATGGTAAAATTCTAGATCCACCCCAGATGATGCTTGGCTTCAGCCCTCGCCGCAATTTTTCTCAGTGTTTTGCTTCATACGGCAAATCATTCTACGGTTGCATTTCCTTTTCCCCCTTTTAATTGTCTGTATAACTGTATTAATTGACTTTACTCCCttgatttaattaaaaaaatagcagaCCTTCTgttgttcctgaaaaaaaattgttggtAATGTGCATCGCTTTAGTGTTGGATAGCCCAGTATGTCAACATGAAGGAGAGAGGTTTAAGAAGGGGACAGTACAATGCATGCAATTTGAATATGAAATGGGCAGAAAGTATTGTGCTTCTTCCCCAACAAATCCTGTCCTCTCAATCCACAATTCCTTCTCACATTCACAATAGTTGATCACATTGGCAGTAAACATGTATATTTCATTTAAAAGTACCATATACATATATTGAGGTGGCCTTTTTCCATCCACGTCACTCCCACTCAGGGCAACATGGACGGCGACCAAAGAACCACCACCGCTACCCCTCCTTCCTCGGCCCCCGCCTTACCACCGCCCGAACGCTCGTTGGAAAGGCCGGCTGGCTGCGAGGGTGCTATAGCGGTCGGGGCGCCAAGGCGACCCAAAACAAGAGAAGGCACCGCACATATCTGGGGCCTTCTCGGCTGATCCGGTGAGGATAGGTGGCACGGGTTGGAATGGCCACGGAGGCAGATGCTTCTACGACTGTATCTGGTAAGAAATGGGGGAGGGAGTTGGAGTGGAGGTAGGAAAGAGGGCACAAAGGTGGTGCCTCTGCGACTGGATACGGAGAGGAGTGACGGCACCGCTTGGAGTTGTGGCGAGCAATAGGGCAACAAGGTGGTTGTTTGTGTGGCTAGATCTTTCATCCCCATGCCTAGATCTGTTTCTCTCCCCTGCAACGATGACGACGCTAGGTGCGCGTGGTGAGATCCGGTGTGGCACGGGCAGTGAGACTAGAGTTGGAAGCTCCGGCGTGTGGCGGCGTCCAGTGGCAATGAAGGCATGAGGCAGCGGCGGTGCAAGCAAATTACATGAAATGATGCGCCAATGGTGTGAGATGGGATGGCAGTGCAAAAGGTTTGTTGGAGTTGCTAAGACCAGATCTGGCACTGCAGCTAGTGGGCAGCGTCCTGCAAGGTTGCAACAGTGCAGTGCCCTGTACTATGATGTGATGGTACTTCTGTAAAAATTTTTTGTGCTATATCAATATGAAACCTTACGCTAttcatttaaaaagaaaaggagaagtcTAAATCTATGCAAGTTCTAAAATAGATGGTCCTCTGATCGGTCAACTATAAACTAGAaaatcaaaattatatatatagaaaaaagaagagcaaaTATAAGAAAACCCCATGTACATGGGCCTTTGTAACGAAAACCCCCATGTCTAAGCTATAAGTTTCAAAGTACCCCAGGTAAATGAACCAGGCTTCAAAAACCCCCGAATTTAATCAGTTTTTGTCTAATGGGCTTGTTAACGTGGCTATTAGCCCACTTGCAGCTGCTACGTGGTCTGCTGGTGTGGCAGGGGTGGGGAGCGAGCGCTGGAAGGCGCTTACAGTGCGCTTTTTAGGCGGGAGGGCACGCATATCAAGCGGCGTTTCTCTCCCTCTTCAGGGCTGAAATAGAGAAGGCAAGAATCATCACTAAAGCAAATCAGCACATAGAGCAAGAAGAACGTCCAAAATAAGATGGCAATTATCGCAAACTTTGAACATTGGTTTGACAAGAGCAGGATTTAATTACTTCAATCCAATCATTTAGAAGGTTTCTGGCTTACCCTTAATTACAAAATATTTGCTATAACTTGCATATAACATGTAATTTTTGGTGGACATCGCTGATTAACCACATCTAATGTACATGGTTAAGTGTGATGGTTCATCTATAGTCTTAttgcaaaataataaaaacttagTCTTTCATTCTATTCTTCATATTGCACTAGCATCGCATCCTTGATCAGCACTGAATCAATGCATTGCACGCCCTCTTCCCCttacacctcctcctctccttgcaCGTCCTCGTCCCCTTCACTGAATCAATGTCTCTTGCAGTACCTCTGGGCACAATCAGGAAAAACTGCTTTGATGGCATGCAGCAGCCCCTGCAAGTTTTGGATTTACACTATGAAATATTTGGTATGGTGTGACTAAATACGGGGGTTTTTGAAGCCTGGTTCATCTGCCTGGGGTACTTTGAAACTTATAGCTTATACATAGGGGTTTTTGTTACAAAAGCCCATGTCCACGGGGTTCTCTGATATTTGctcaaaaaagaaagataggACAAGAAAGAAGCTTGGTTATGAAAGGCGCAAGCTCtgttcatatttatttttgctgGACACAGATCAAATTATGCTAATATGATCCCAAGGCTTGTGATGTCATGTTATTTTTACAAACATCTGATGAAAAGTATAAGGACTGCTAATGTATTTTCCTCAGTTAAATAAATCATATAATATCAGATATTTGATCGTGGATCTTGAAGACAGTATTGAAATACAGGCCTTGAACAATAATGATGTCATTGCTGACCTGGATTGGATCTCTGCATATATGAGACTAGATGTAGGGCTGTTTTGCTTCGAATGTGCTACCAAAATTTTATGAGTGCCGAAGCTTGGgccaagttttggcactactaaATTTTTGATCGGGTaataatatgaatatgaaatgGATAGAAAGGTAGagccaaaattttggaaatgcaattttttttatagactgttgtttgctacttaCCAAAGTTTTGGCTATACCAACATTTTGGTAGTGTAGCAATCCAAAACAGCCCATAGTCTCAAGTTCCAAAAGCCCATTCGACCCTCCCAAGAGCCCATAGTCTCACTATGTCCCCTTTTAACACAAAATTTGGATTTGCTAGTGCACAACTGCCTTATCCATATCTATAGGAGGACAggtcatcatttttttttgtttgcgaAATATTGTAGAACTAAATATAGCTAACTAGAATCCAGCCCATGATCCTTTGAACAATACAGGGAAAACTCTACATACAAACTAATTATTTCAGAACACTGGGAGCTAGTACTACACTGACCATTGAGACTGGGCCTAAACTCGTGTTGTCTGGACTGGAACTACCATCTGTTGCTTACTGATAGCTGCCTGTTCACTTTTCTTGGCCCAAAGAACACAATAAAGACCACCAACCATTACCACTCCGCTTATTATGCTGCAGGTAGAAAAACCAAATTCATCATGAAAGCCATGAAGTTATTTGCATTTAATATAAGATAAAAGAATACATGAAGACATGAGATGATCAGAAGAAACCTAGAAAGAGAGGCAATACCTTCCCAGGGTGACTGCTTCTCCTAATACAAATGAGGACAGCATTATTGTGACAAGAAGAGTTATGGGCATTGTCATGGCCAAAAAGACCGGCCCACTCTTGTCAATAACCCATACTTGCATGTAATATGCAACTCCCGAGACAAGTACCCCCTGCACATTGTATTCAGAGTGATTCAGCAGAAATTTCAGCAATTTTCCCCTTTCTGCATTAAAAGTATTCTAACTACCTAGGTCCACTTCATAATGTGGTAACTGGTAAACTAGGAACATAGCAGAAAACATGTCAATGCAAGTGAAACAAGTATATGATTTGAAACACAGAAAATATAGAAACATGAAAAATGTAGAAAATGTGTGATGAGTGGCAGGGAGAACACAGGAAAATGCAATAAGAATGTAAGTATCCTATTCATCAAAATCCAGCAGGTACTAGTTCTTGCTTTATTGGCATTTTCACTGCTGTTTTTCGTGGAATAACAAAGAATCCTATCAAATTCATCACAaggaagaatatttttttttactagtactCTAATGACAGTATGAAAAGCTAAAACCACTAAACTAACCATTGTTGGATCAAAATAGGCAAAAGCTGGGGACATTGAACTTACTGAGTAGATCACAGCAATAAGGCCCATATCCAGGTGCAGCTTCCATCGTGAAAAATCCCTCTCAATCGCCAGAGCGATGAAGAAACACTGAATAGTTGCAAAGACTATCTGGATAGTTGTGTTGAGGAGCTTAGAGGGGTATACCTCCAACATAGGACCCTGAGAAGCAGTACAGGTTACTATATAGTTAAATGCAATTATCATGGACAAGCCTAGAGTAACATCTTTTAAGTATTCATACCTGAAGCACTGTCCAAAGTGCCCAACATGTTGTTGATAAAGTCGTCAGAAAAATTCCTAATATCCATGTCGTTGCAGGATGTGAAGTAGCCGCAGCATAGACAGTACTCGTGCGAAAAAGATGTTGATGGTTGAATGATTTCAACTCAGGTCCTTGGTAGAACGCAAGTATGATGACACCAACAATGCACAACACTACACCAGAAACTTTTGCAATTCCATTGATCCTCTTCAAGTTCAGGGACTCCATCCTACAAGGAGAAatcccaaaatatttttaatcttGCCAACCTACTTAGGTTGTGAAAGGAATGCATAATGTAATCTCGTAATCTCATTTTGTCAAATCATTTACGAATTTTATTAAAGCATGTTAGTGCCTTAGTGGTGTAAAAATGAAATACCTACTTCATCAGAAGAGCCAAGATGAAAGCCACCGCCGGTAGAAGGTTAAATATCGCAGATGATGATGTTGCTGAGGCATAACTGAGACCAAGGCTATATATGTTTATCGCCCCAGAAATCCTAATAAGAAAGTGAAATACATATAAAGTTGTTAGTGGCTGTGCTGTAAGCAAAATGATGAAAttgacaaacatgattaactgAAAATAGTTGACATTTACAAACAGAACAAAGCAGTCAGGAAACTAGTCCTTTCAGCAACTTCTATATGAACTTCTAAAAATTGAATCAATGGAGCATCTTAACACTGGATCGTCATTAGCAAAGCTAATAAAGTATAACACAAAGCGTATACTAGAAAAGAGAGATGGAATATACATGTTTACAAGACTATGACCAAGAAAAgacaaaaataacaatataaactGCACTTTTaaccaagagagagagagagatggtcaAATAACTGAACAGGAAAACTAAAGAACTTTGCACAGAAGTGCAATGTTATGCAAGAACTTCCAAGATGCAAAGTAGTTAACTTCATACAGAGATGTTTCGATATACAAGAACTGTCAAGATGGAAATTCTGAAACCTATCCAACTTGATATCAAGAGTCTGAAAACTAGTTGCAACCAACGTTTTTGGTCGATAACCGTGAAGATTCCGGTCAATAAGAAACCAAGTAAACAACAATATATATCACAATTTGACCTACCCATATAATGCATGCAAAAATAGTTTCAGAGACACTTTGAATGTCAGTGGTGGAGCAGTTTTCCtgtaaaaagaacaaaaaaaaacattaaatgcATCTTCCACAATAACAACTCAGCAAATAGGTAGAACTCTCATACCTTTCTAGCACAAATGCGACGGGAACCAAGAACAGGATAGCAATCACATGCCTGTAGAAAACAAAGACAGATGTGCTCATGCCTTCATTGAAGGCAAATTTTGTTACAATCTGCATCCCTCCATATAGGGACCTTATGAGGAATGCAACCACAAAAGCCGCTCTAGTGCCCATTGGTACAGTCTGTTGGAACCTGCAGATATGTTTGTTTAAATAGGATGGATGATTATGTTGGAGCCAGCTAGTCTGTATTTACATTAGCATCAGCATACTCCAGTATCAAACTGGGATTGATTTCCTCAGTAAAGTATAGTAGCCAGTAGGGCCCTCTAAGGTGACTGACACGAAATTATATTTGACCATGTACAGTGCATAGTTACTTCCAAGTGGTTGCAAGTTGAACAGATGCAAAGACAGACTAGACTGTTTGCAGAACATCGTCAAATAGCTTCACTGATGCCAAAATTTACAATGGAAAATTTTGAGCATCAACTTTTGAGAAGTGGATTTCAATTTGGAGCATCCATCTCCTGcgtattcaaaaaaaaaaaattggagcaTCCATTAATAACAGTCACTCCTGAAAGTCAACATGTAGAAGGTAAGTCATGCTAGATA
Proteins encoded in this window:
- the LOC127784956 gene encoding WAT1-related protein At5g64700-like translates to MGTRAAFVVAFLIRSLYGGMQIVTKFAFNEGMSTSVFVFYRHVIAILFLVPVAFVLERKTAPPLTFKVSLKLFLHALYGISGAINIYSLGLSYASATSSSAIFNLLPAVAFILALLMKMESLNLKRINGIAKVSGVVLCIVGVIILAFYQGPELKSFNHQHLFRTSTVYAAATSHPATTWILGIFLTTLSTTCWALWTVLQGPMLEVYPSKLLNTTIQIVFATIQCFFIALAIERDFSRWKLHLDMGLIAVIYSGVLVSGVAYYMQVWVIDKSGPVFLAMTMPITLLVTIMLSSFVLGEAVTLGSIISGVVMVGGLYCVLWAKKSEQAAISKQQMVVPVQTTRV